In Triticum urartu cultivar G1812 chromosome 6, Tu2.1, whole genome shotgun sequence, the following proteins share a genomic window:
- the LOC125515779 gene encoding uncharacterized protein LOC125515779, with product MLRYLDALDCDGMELELTDTPYRVNAWSKTQVDVVAELDMLEHDPPCFGRLQLKEEFREEAASGSGTSILSLFGGPGGLETWMKQNTHPSCSENNKLKVQGIIHKFASGLETLLGDLVQGMTAPTASNSTKSRRGRRNEIEENDDTLFEDSSSSESDGDTDGDDDTSFASSSESVVLAE from the exons ATG CTAAGGTACCTCGATGCTTTGGATTGTGATGGCATGGAGCTTGAGTTAACTGACACACCATATAGAGTAAACGCATGGTCCAAGACCCAGGTTGATGTTGTCGCTGAGCTGGACATGTTAGAGCATGATCCACCCTGTTTTGGCAGACTTCAG CTAAAGGAAGAATTCAGAGAGGAGGCTGCTAGTGGATCGGGCACAAGCATATTGAGTCTGTTCGGAGGCCCTGGTGGCTTAGAAACCTGGATGAAGCAAAACACCCACCCAAGTTGCTCTGAAAAT AACAAGCTTAAAGTACAGGGGATCATCCACAAGTTTGCATCAGGGTTGGAGACTCTCCTTGGTGATCTCGTACAGGGGATGACAGCCCCAACAGCAAGTAATTCAACCAAAAGTAGGAGGGGCAGGCGCAACGAAATAGAAGAAAATGATGATACGTTGTTTGAAGATTCGTCATCATCAGAATCTGACGGCGACACGGATGGGGACGATGATACGTCGTTTGCGTCATCTTCAGAATCCGTAGTGCTAGCAGAATGA